Below is a window of Impatiens glandulifera chromosome 2, dImpGla2.1, whole genome shotgun sequence DNA.
ACGATGGTTCCTTATATATAATCTACAAAACATAAACAGGATATTAgcaaaaacaaaagaagaaaaataatattagcaaTTATATTAGCCAAAGAAGAAATAGTCCCGAACATGGTCATATTCTGTATGAATTCTGAGAATaaaacaaattcatttattgtttagaaaacaataaaatacaCAAAAGTAATAACATCATAAGTAGTATATGCTGACAAGGatgatgaagatatgaaactgaTATTTGTCCTTATTAATGTTATCAAATATCATAATAGGTTTTCATTTATGTTGGAACTTCTTTCTAACTGATTGAGACTCAGAGATTAATTCTTTATTATAGAATTCATTGGGATTTTAACTCTTATGTTTTACTTTTTGTGAAAGCTGATACCTCAAAGAAAGCCTTGATTACTTTATTCTTTTAACAATGGAAGCAACCTTTAGTCTCCACTAGGGCTACAaatgagtcgagtcgagctcgaattttcttgagctcgagctctatttattagctcgactcgaactcgacctcgaacaagtttataaatttaagctcgagctcgactatttacctataagcttagctcgactcgaaaagctcgaattcaagatcgagttcgagctcactctcaagctcgagctcgaactcaaactcgaactcaaattaaaatttattttcaaaatgaaaatatcaaactttcaaacatattcaacatttaaaacataatatttaaaattgaaaatatgaatCAATCATAACTATTTAAGATTCCAAAACCATGATAATCCAAAAAGCATCCAACCACCcttattaatcaaaattctaaaattaaagtacaaaattatataaattatttgaatattcaatatattaatattttttaagccACGTTCTTCAAGCATAACACAAGTATAACTTCTTGcatttaataatatgaaatgttaaagctttaaataattaatataaaaaatacatgttaaaacaaataactaaaatttaacttactttaagggTAGATACGGATAAAAACAAACTCAAcctattttctattaaatattgttatatatatttaaattatttgagtacaaatataacaagaatttattaacttatttatagcaagaatctattaatttatttatatattataatatattattatcttgtaaatttattttttctctcaacatattatatataatgtatactaacattttttatctctttataatatatacaaaatatatactaacatttttttatcttttattatatataatatattaacatttttttatctctttcaatattatatataatataatattatttaagtatcaatatatataatagtgtttttctatataaatctatgatcaatatatattacaagtatttttctatatagatctatgaattttaatatatataattgtgtttttccatatagatctatataagcacaaatttctcataatacaaaaaaaatcaaggtTATTTCATAGTAGGAGCAATAGCTATAGtagaaatagaaatatattttaattatctgtaggtttcttgtgaatgaataagagaaatagtgtagatgagagataacatgaaaaattgtattaacctattatggatgagtgaaagtaatgatgaagacgaaagaagaagaaattgtgaagaaggaagaagaagaaaaagaagaaatggtgaagacagaggaagaagaggaagaagaaatggtgaagacagaagaaagaagaagaaaaagaaatgaagaGTCACTTATGATTGATATATTAGAAATTAGGGTTATATTTTATGACAATAGaatataataatgtggattATGGCCCTTCTATATGGGTtttgaaaatagagagaaaataaaaaaaaaattgtttaaaattttaagtttttttatattaaataaataaatatattatatattatcaggctCGAAAAATCTCGACAAGCCAACGAGTAAGCATTATATGATCTCGAGTTCGGGTCGAATATTAAATGAGTtgactcgagctcgactcgaactcgataaaagtcaagctcaagtagagctttgaccgagcggcttgactaatttgcagccctagtctccacatataaaataatatttaatatatgagGTTGTCATAGATAAGGTTTGAGATCAGACACGATAGTTCTAGAAAAAGGATAGACAAGTTATCATATGTTTTAAACTATCATATTTGTCCTGAGATATGTGTGACAGTGTGTTGTGCACCATGCCCTGAATCCAGACCCATACACATGTGTTTTTGATTCGGATGGAGAAAAATATGCTAAAGAATTGGAGGATCATTTGTCAATCTACTATTTGTAGTTACCTTCgtgatatatattaaatcaagtTCCTGAACATGGACATGTTTAGAAAACTCTAACGGTAGGATAATCATGTTCGAGAACTTACCTTATGTAAGTTTTAGAATTGGATGTAGTTGAAGAAAACTGATTCTCCTGAAAAGTATAAGTAAAACGATcttagaatttttaaaaatatattttattttaattttatttcatcgTGACTTTTTTTCACGGAGACTGCCAGGTGGGGCGTCGTTGGGGTCACTCTCTCTATTATTtttcattgtatatatatacacaactaatgaataaaagaaaagagaaaataaaataaaatatctgtAACAAATTCAGACGATGGCATGTACAAGATAATCTTATTTTGTTAAGTAGTTGTGCTACGTACGTTTGAGCTTGTActcatacaaaattaaaatctgaTCAAACCCATTAATCTTTCGGTCTCCAATAAATTAGAATCTTGTCTAGGTGGTTCCTAGAGAACCAATATTGATCATCTAAGTATTTTGATGTGGTGGAGACATCTACTATATATGtcaatgaatattttttttaggaacATAATGCCCCCAAACAAGTCCATGAAACCGGGTCTCTATGTCCTTTTCAAATGTTGAGGTGATGGATGTAGATGTAGGTGATACAATATTtcagaaattataattttgatgatgatataTGACCTACCAAATAAGAAGAATTAGATTTTGTGGAATGACTATTCATAGAGGTTAAAATTGGCAAATAATGAGACTTGAATTAGAGATAGTTATGTACCATGTAATAAAATACTCCTTACAAATTGAAGAGCTTTGCTTCGCTTTTTAGTACAAATAATGAAGTAGAAACCATTAAAAGAGTTGAAAAGACTATAAACTAGTGTTACAATAACTAGACAAAAAAATACAGTCATTGTACATGAATCTCTTGAGAGTATATCTTTGGAGATTTTCTGTGGGCATTTTCAGGTTATTTTTCGGCGAAATTTTCCGGCAAAGAATTCTTGAAATTCTTCTACAAGAACGTGCACATCATTCCACTCagcaataataacaaattagaAACTCAATTGCATCACCGGAAAAGCAAAAAACGTTGTTCCTCGATTGAAACACGATCGCACGGTTGACATAACACAATCGACGACACGATCAGCACGGTTGATACAGAACAATCGACGACACGATTGGTACGAACGGTACGATCGATACaaacgacacgatcgacacgaacgacacgattcACGAAGTAAATATCGATAACCCTAAATCTCTCAGAATTTCGTTGGTAGCTTTTCAGGATGCTTATTTCTTGATTGTGAGCTTCGGTGTGTTCTCTAATATTTGGTGTTCTCGGAAGGTTTTCTTTCGAAATGATTTTATCACGAAATTGTTAGGCTTTCTGAATTACCCTATTTCTACATTTACTCtggtttattattttgttatgcTCTTCAACAATGGGGAATGTTAGAAGATTGagagaaaaagaataatattgtgAATCTTTATCATAAAGGTATATATAATTGAGTTACATTAgcaatataaagaaaatataataaatataatataatatattatattatataatatattattatattatatacactaacatcCTCCCTCAAGCTCAAGGTGGAAGAGCATTGACTATTTTGAGAGGAGGATGAGATTTGGTAAAAATGTCAGCAATCTGAGCTTGAAAGAAATGGGAATCAATTGTATGGTACCATTAACGACATGATGTCGTGTTAGATGATAATCTATTTCTATATGTTTGGTACGTTCGTGAAATACATCATTATGAGCAATCtgcattttaatattattattacagaAAAGTGGAATAGTAGCGGATGAAGGAACACccatatcttaaagtaatcattGTAGCCAAAGAAGCTTAGAGGTAGTATCTATAAGAGCACGATATTCAGATTCTGTACTagaatgagaaacaacaatttGTTTCTTACTTCTCCAGGAAATGAGAGATGTGCCAAGAAAGAAACAATAGTCAGTAGTGGATCGACGATCAGTTAGATCACCTATCCAATCAACATCAGAGTATTCTTGTAACTCTAGAGGAGAAGAGTGAGCAAAATTTAGTTCATGAAATAAAGTTCCTCTAATGTATCATAATATACGAAGAACGACAGAGAAATGACTTTTACGAGGAGATGACATAAATTGACTCACGATATGGACAACATAAGCAATATATGGTTGAGTGACAGTAAGATATATAAGACTATCAACTAGTTGTCGATAAAGTGTTTCATCACTTAGTGGAGTACCATTAGTAGCAGCCAAATGTTCTGTTGAGTCAAATGGTGTGTTAAAATCTTTTGTGTTAGTAATACCAACCCGAGATATGAGATCAGTTGTGTACTTACCTTGTGATAAATAGTAACTAGATTTGTCGAAAGCTATTTCAAGTCCCAAGAAATAACTTAAATgtccaagatctttcatttcaaattattGTTGTAGAAAATTCTTGAGATCGCGAATTCCATTTGTGTCATCACTAATAATtatcatgtcatccacataaagcAAAAGTAAGGTACAACCTAGATCTATTTTGTACAAAAACAATGCATAATCATAAGAGTTGGATTTGAAACCAAGATTACCAATGGTGTAGCTAAATTTGGCGAACCACTCCCTATgagcttgtttgagaccataaatAGCTTTGCGGAGTctacaaactttatttggagGATGATCATACCCATGTGGAGGTTGCATATACACTTCTTCTGTTGGTTCACCATTAAGGAATGCatttttgacatccatttgaaatagTTGCCATCTTTTTCTAACAACCACTACAATGAGGCTACGAACCGAGGTCAATCGAGCGAAAGGAGCAAACGTTTCTTCATAATCAATACCATATGCTTGAGTATATCTCTTAGCAACAAGGCGAACTTTATATCGTTCAACTGAACCATCTACTCatgtcttaattttaaaaactcatttaCAATCAATGACTGACTTATGTGAAGGTAAATCAACCAAGTCTCAAGTTTTTGTCTTGGTAAGTGCTTGCAATTCTTCTGTCATTTCTTGATGCCATAAGGGGTTAGAGTTGTCCTCGCGAAAAGTGCGAGGTTCATAGAGAGAGACAATAGTTGAGTACACATGAAATTTACAAAGACGAACAGAAGGTTGACTTACATGATTGGTACGAtgaggaggtggtggtggtgatggtGGTGGAAAATAAGAAAATTCTTGAATGATATGATCAGATGAGGTATGAGCCGGATTTTGAGATGGAGAAGATGTTAATGTAGAAAATGCAGATGGAGTTAGGTCGCATGAGTTGTTAAATCCTCCTACACAAGAAATGTTAGGAAATAGAGGTATGGTAGGATCACGAAAAAATTGAGTAGGAGGTTCATTGactctaaatttaaatatagttGATAACATCTTATATTCCCAAAATGATACATGACGAGAGATACGAAGACGTTGAGACAAGGGATCCCAACATTTGTATTCTTTTTGTTTGATTCCATAACCTAAGAAACAACATAATCGAATTTGAGGTTCTAATTTATTGTATTCATGAGgttgtaataaaacaaaacaaacacatCCAAAAACATTGAGAGTTTGATAATTCGGAGATCGATTAAAAAGACGTTCAAAAGGAGAGATGTTACCTATGACAGGAGAAGGAATGCAATTGATAATATAAACAGCGGTGAAAGTTGTTTCTTCCCAAAAGTTATCGGGACAAAAAGATAAGATGAGAAGAGCTCGAACAACATTAAGAATGTGTCTATGTTTTTGTTATGTCCggccattttgttgagaagTTCTAGGACAAGATCTTTGAATAATTATGCCCTATTGTGCTAGAAACTCTATGAATTTTGTGTCTTTGTATTCCAAGGCATTATCAGTGCGcaagatttttattttggaaGAAAAATGATTCTAAATCATATTAGCAAACCGAATGTAAATTGAGGACAATTCAGACCTATTACGCATCAAATAGATCCATGTATAACGAGAAAATTGTCAATAAAtatcacataatattttaaaccacCTATAGTATTATGTGGTGTAGGATCCCAAATATCAGAGTGAATCATATCCAAATGTACTAAAGGAATTAGAATCATTAGGAAAAAAAGGTAAAGCGTGTCCTTTAGAAACCTCACAAGAAACTTAATCAAAAGTTTTGGTCTTAATAGGGCCTAAAGAACCACTAGAAATTAAAGAACTCAAACGATCTGTAGATGAGTGACCTAATTGAGAGTGCCAAATTTGAGAAGTGATAGCTCAAACAATTTTTGTGATAGAAGAGATAGAGAAGTGAGTTCAAACAATCGTCCGATCTTACGTCCTATTCCAatggttttatttgttttagaatttGAACAACACAACCATTACTcgaaaaaattatgttaaaaccGAGATCACATAGTTGTCCAACAGAAATAAGATTTAACGAAAGTTTTGGAACAAAAAATGTTTCAGGTAAGGACAATATAGAAGTTTGAGTGGTAtcaattgtttgaacattcaaagTATTATTATCAGCAGTATGAACAACATATAAAATAACAGGCTTTCTAGTGGATGTGAGAAAAGATGATTCAGAAGTCATATGATTACAACATCCTGAATCAAAAAACCATGAGGTAGAAGTACCTAGTGTGGTAGATAACACTGAAGAATATAGGATTGGAAAAGATGTAGTACAATGATTTAATTGAAGTTTTTATAAAAGTGACTAAATGTCTGTAAGAGAAAATTTGGGAAAAGTGTTCTCTAATGAAGTACATGCGGCAGCAGCAACGATAGAGAATGCAAACTTGGAAaacttattcatttaaattgaattaatatgaacatcattattcaaaaataaatacacaaaccTTAAACAATCATAAAACCTAGAGCCTAAGCTTTGATATCATGTTAGAAGATTGAGAGAAAGAATAATATTGTGCATctttaatcaatataataaaggTATTTTTATACTTGAGTTACATTAgccatataatataatataatataatataatataatataatataatataatatgatataatataatataatataatataatataatataatatgatataatataatataatataatatgatataatataatatgatataatataatatgatataatataatatgatataatataatataatatagcaatataatatataattatattatatacactaataGGGAAAATGAAAAGTAATAAAGCGAAGGAAGTTAAAGAATTTGTATGAAGGTCTCAAAGAGATTGCTGAAGAagtcaatcaaacaaaaacaagacaaaagcaaaggaaaatcaaatgttgtgaaaaattctgaagaaaatatTGCAGGAAAGTAGGGGAAGAAAGTTTCTGAAGAAAATAATACAGGAAAGCAAGGAAAGAAGGAAGAAGTCTGAAAGGTTGGTTACACCGAGAGAGCTAGCCAATCTATTTGGCCTTAAAAACCAGATCACCAAGCTTCTGATGCATTCTAAAAAAAGAGAGATTGTTCTTAATAAGGAGAAAGTTCAGCATATAacaattcaactcaatattcattatcttcatgACTGGAATTTactgaagaaggaagaatatgaagagataATAAACTGGTCAGTGGCTATAATGAGGGAACTGATGAAGGCCCCTAAATCAAAGACTTATACTATTAGGAGCAAGACTACCTGGAAAGTTAATGAGGTATAGAATAAAAATGTAGAAAATAAAGTTGAAGACCATGCCTACAAAGGGAAAATCTTCTTGGggatgttaaaacaaaagtggaggtacttaattctctttttgaatttaaacttccCAATGAAGTAGAACAAAAGTGTATAAATGAATAGAAAATGTGGTGGTAGGGAATTATATTggaaaaaacagagtatcatttTCAATCACTAAAGTAGCTTTTATGAAACAGTGGAAGGAAAATGGGATGGAGAAGATCTCTGCAAATATTCATGATCTCTAATTTCTTCAATTCAAGAATGGGTCGAATCTAGATGAAATTTTGGAACATGGacatacatatattggatccaactgcatgaagttggaaagatggtctgaagattttaacttgttaagtaAATCTAAGGAGACAACACAAATATGGTTCGAGTTTTAGAATATCCCTACACACATGTACAAAACATAACTCAATAGTCATTTTGCAGGGTTATTAGGAAAACTATTATACATGGACCTAATAACCGAAGGAGAAGAACAtttatcatttgctagaattagcataaATGTGAATCCTCGTAGCAAATTGCCGAATAATATGACAATGGTCGATAAGAAGGGAAAATCTAATGTCATGAGAATCATTTATGAGTGGAGACCGAACATGTATGCATTCAgtaatactttccaacatgccATCACGAAATATGTTCAAGCTATGGAAGATGAGTAGAAGATACTAAAAGGCCAAGAAgtaaaaaatcaagaaaaaaaacagGGGAGTCTAAAATCAAAGAGCAAAATatggaggaagagaaagaagcaGAAACTAATGAGGACTCTTAAAATGAAGAAAgcaatgaaattgaagaaaatatattaaagggGTTTCTGTTGAAGAATAGAATAAATATAGCAATGAAacagagaatgaagaagatgaaggaagttgattctcaaacaagtcaagTTGTAATAAAAGAAACCAGAGGAGGATACTCAGAATAATCAAGTTGATGTAGATGTTACCAAGACTATTACAGAGGATACCATAAATGAAGCTGAGGGAAACAAAGACAAGAATCCTGAGACTGatctagaaattcaagttgagaacaacaaggtgaagagcccgaaaatcctgaaaaataattctttctatcaaatcagaacgggttcatataaagagAAAggaatcaaaatgagaatatgcgGTATTCATCAATCTTTTCAGTTCATCCCCCTTTTATTGCAAGAGAAAGGGGATGAGGAAGgacaaggggaagaggaagacaatctGTTGATACAATAGGttgatatgaaaataaaaattatgattgagataattatgatttgatatagtttataatctttgtttgtaatctctgtttgtttgtttgattgctactaatcattttctttagagttgtttgattgtcatcatttaatcataGCTAAGGTTTATCTAGCTTTAATCATTGACCTCctacttttgagattttaatgaaatgagtttaaccgttttcccaataaaaaaataattagacaaaAAGGAACCGAATATTTCAAAGTTAAAGAAAAGTTTGGACTTGTTttcataaactatatatatatgatgataaaGACTTGGACACTAAGTAAATGAAACCCCTACAACCAAATATTTACATCTTCAAATTGACACAAGCTCCTTAGAGATCATTGAGACTCCAAGAGGAACTATAAAAtgaccatttttttaatgttttttatggCTTGTTTCCCATATTACttgtttgttaatttgttaaagAATTTAGCTTTTATATTCACATGATACAATGAAAATATTTTCACcttcaaagaaaaaataattttaaatatatatactctaagctaaataataatagagttaaattaaaatatgcttgatattttgttcaattcAGTTTTAATCTAATTTTGATACATTATTTATTCAACGTTATATAAATACAGTCAGCCACCAACTtcaataattcaatatatatagtttaaataataaacttagCAGTCAATTTGGTTGCGCAGCTGTCTCACTTAAAAACCAAGGAACATGTGTCAATTGACTAAATAAGCAATTGGTATAATCAGACAGAGACAGGAATAACAGATAAACAAATTATCTGAAcataaacctaaaataaaatatttaggttacattaaaaaataataataaatgaactTTGTGCTGTATAAAGCCgtcaaatacaaaaatataagaatattagttatacTTATTTCATAAACTCTTGTGTCATGTAGATTTCTAAATTGTAAACCTCATGTACTAACTAAATAAGAATTCTTGatcaatttatataatacaaattaagtaattatGAGTGTTATATAAGTTATAACTTGCAGGCTTAAATTTAGGTGCCACTAGCTAATGGAGTCAGAATTGGACAAGTTTGACAGTTCCAGTTAGCAATTTATTTAGACAACTTCATTTGATTGAACCAAAATTCTCTTCGGACAACTTATAGATTAAATggcattaatttattttagccAATATCCCACATGTAGACCATTACCTTTCCACCTATAAATAGCTTTGAtgtttttctttctcaatcATCTCATCCAATCTTCTTtgagttaatttggatatattgtGTTTTACTAGAGAAAGTAGAAGCATGAATTCAACAATAATTACTTCAATCAGTTTtgttatttctctttcttttatctttctATTGCCATTTCTAGCTACCCCGACCTATGGGGCACATTTGTCTCCAAAGTTTTACGCAAAAACATGTCCCAATGCCCTTAACACGATCAGAATGAGTATTCATCAAGCAATTTCACGTGAACGTCGCATGGCAGCATCTCTCGTTCGTCTTCATTTTCATGATTGTTTTGTTCAGGTTGCTAAAAATTTTAATGTGTTTttgtcttaaataaaaaaaatccttcCATGCAATATTCacattgattaatatttatgtgATATGTTATCTTATAGGGTTGTGATGCATCAATCTTGCTTGATGAACAAGCAACCTCTACCAGCGAAAGAAATGCATTTCAAAACAAAGATTCTGCTAGAGGATATGAAGTTATTGATGCTGCAAAGGCCAAGGTTGAGAAGATATGCCCCGGAATTGTTTCGTGTGCTGACATTCTTGCCGTAGCAGCACGAGATGCTACTGTTGCTGTAAGTAAAGGCTTgacattaatatatttgatataaatcatataatacaTATATGAAAGATTGATGTTGGTATTGATCATTTTTCCTCAATAACTAGGTGGGTGGCCCTTCATGGACGGTAAAACTAGGAAGAAGAGATTCCACTACAGCAAGTCGTATACTAGCCGAAAGAGATTTGCCACTTTTCACTAGTAGTCTCAAGGAGCATATTTCTAATTTTGACAAAAAGGGGCTCAGTGCTAGAGATTTGGTGGAATTATCAGGTTCACATACTATTGGTCAAGCACAATGTTTTACCTTCCGTGACAGAATATATAATAGTAGCCAAATAGACGTAGACTTTGCTCGAAAGCGCCAACAGAAATGCCCTCGTAGCGGGAACAACGGTGAAACA
It encodes the following:
- the LOC124924459 gene encoding lignin-forming anionic peroxidase-like is translated as MNSTIITSISFVISLSFIFLLPFLATPTYGAHLSPKFYAKTCPNALNTIRMSIHQAISRERRMAASLVRLHFHDCFVQGCDASILLDEQATSTSERNAFQNKDSARGYEVIDAAKAKVEKICPGIVSCADILAVAARDATVAVGGPSWTVKLGRRDSTTASRILAERDLPLFTSSLKEHISNFDKKGLSARDLVELSGSHTIGQAQCFTFRDRIYNSSQIDVDFARKRQQKCPRSGNNGETNLAPLDLVTPNSFDNAYFKNLVQKKGLLQSDQVLFSGGSTDKIVLKYIKNPSKFKADFAKAMIKMGDISPLMAPKGVIRRICNTLN